The proteins below are encoded in one region of Dehalococcoidia bacterium:
- a CDS encoding acyl-CoA dehydrogenase family protein — translation MDLGLDEQQEMLRNFARDFLEKECPEQLVREMEEDEKGYSPELWRKMAEQGWMGLIIPEEYGGAGMRITDLAVLLEEFGRFLVPGPFIPTVVLGAYPIMLAGNQEQKQRFLPRIASGELIMTMALTEPSARWDAEGVELTARREGQEYVLNGIKLFVQDAHVTDYMVVVARTGRGSSPEEGISLFLVDSRSPGIKFELLRTIASDKQCEVTFENVRVPQENLLGEEGNGWPVVHRTQLLAAVAACAYLVGLAQQDFDITLNYAKERVQFGRPIGSFQAIQHKLADAIIDVDGCRFITYKAAWCLQENEPDAELMVSMAKAWCSEASRRVVAHGQQIHGGIGFTKDYKIQLYFRRQKWMELMWGDADYHRELVAQKLEI, via the coding sequence ATGGACCTGGGTTTGGACGAGCAGCAGGAGATGCTCCGCAACTTTGCCCGCGACTTTCTGGAGAAGGAGTGCCCCGAGCAGCTGGTGCGGGAGATGGAGGAGGACGAGAAGGGCTACTCCCCCGAGCTGTGGCGGAAGATGGCCGAGCAAGGGTGGATGGGCCTCATCATCCCCGAGGAGTATGGGGGCGCCGGCATGCGCATCACCGACCTGGCGGTGCTCCTGGAGGAGTTCGGCCGCTTCCTGGTGCCGGGGCCCTTCATCCCCACAGTGGTGCTGGGGGCCTACCCCATCATGCTGGCCGGCAACCAGGAGCAGAAGCAGAGGTTTTTGCCCCGCATCGCCAGTGGTGAGCTCATCATGACCATGGCCCTCACGGAGCCCTCGGCCCGGTGGGACGCTGAAGGCGTGGAGCTGACGGCCCGGCGGGAGGGCCAGGAGTACGTCCTCAACGGCATCAAGCTGTTCGTGCAGGATGCCCACGTCACCGATTACATGGTGGTGGTGGCGCGCACCGGCAGGGGCTCGAGCCCAGAGGAGGGCATATCCCTCTTCTTGGTGGACTCCAGGAGCCCGGGCATCAAGTTCGAGCTCCTACGTACCATCGCCTCCGATAAGCAGTGCGAGGTGACCTTCGAGAACGTGCGGGTGCCGCAGGAGAACCTGCTGGGGGAGGAGGGCAATGGGTGGCCAGTGGTCCACCGTACCCAGCTCCTGGCGGCGGTAGCCGCCTGCGCTTACCTGGTGGGGCTGGCTCAGCAGGACTTCGACATCACCCTCAACTACGCCAAGGAGCGGGTGCAGTTCGGACGCCCTATCGGCTCCTTCCAGGCCATCCAGCACAAGCTAGCCGACGCCATCATCGATGTAGACGGCTGCCGCTTCATCACCTATAAGGCGGCATGGTGCCTGCAGGAGAACGAGCCCGATGCCGAGCTCATGGTCTCTATGGCCAAGGCCTGGTGCAGCGAGGCCTCACGGCGGGTGGTGGCTCACGGCCAACAGATCCACGGCGGCATCGGCTTCACCAAGGACTACAAGATCCAGCTCTACTTCCGCCGCCAGAAGTGGATGGAGCTCATGTGGGGTGACGCCGACTACCACCGCGAGCTGGTGGCCCAGAAGCTGGAGATATAA
- a CDS encoding metallopeptidase family protein has protein sequence MSPSQFRRLVLQAVASLPPPVKAALENVDIVVRWRPTRWERRQAGVAPGEPLLGLYLGVPRHRRGAEYTLALPDRIVIYQEPHERLAHTREELVQQLRTTILHEVGHYLGLDEEHLSELGLD, from the coding sequence ATGAGCCCGTCCCAGTTCCGACGCCTGGTGCTGCAGGCTGTAGCCTCCCTGCCGCCGCCGGTGAAGGCAGCCCTGGAGAACGTGGACATCGTGGTGCGGTGGCGGCCCACCCGCTGGGAGAGGCGGCAGGCGGGGGTGGCCCCTGGGGAGCCCCTCTTGGGCCTCTACCTGGGCGTCCCCCGCCATCGCCGTGGCGCCGAATACACCTTGGCCCTCCCCGACCGCATCGTCATCTATCAGGAGCCCCACGAGCGGCTGGCCCATACTAGGGAGGAGCTGGTGCAACAGCTGCGCACCACCATCCTGCACGAGGTGGGCCACTACCTGGGCCTGGACGAGGAGCACCTCTCGGAGTTGGGGCTGGATTAG
- a CDS encoding acyl-CoA dehydrogenase family protein, with translation MDFRLSAEEEAWRQEVRAWLRENLPSDWESQVEEEQGWEFAKEFARRLAKKNWVVPHWPKEYGGLGLSLWQQLIFREEMAYHRAPLGYITIGTDWAGPTIIVYGTEEQKREHLPRIARAEVMWCQGFSEPNAGSDLANLQTRAVRDGDEYVINGQKIWTSGAHRADWMILLARTDPDAPKHKGISYFLLDMRTPGIRIQPLIDMMDNHGFNQVFFEDVRVPARCLLGEENRGWYMATTTLNFERSSIGGAAASRALLEQLVEYVREAPPEQAHLRRDPRVRYKLADMAVEIEVGRLLSYHVVSVQVRGQVPTYEASIAKLYNTETGLRLARTGISVLGLYGQLRPRSKWARLRGRFERQYLWMTAMVVGGGTSEIQRNLIAIRGLGLPRG, from the coding sequence ATGGATTTTCGCCTGAGTGCAGAGGAGGAAGCCTGGCGGCAGGAGGTGCGGGCCTGGCTGCGTGAAAACTTGCCCTCCGACTGGGAGTCCCAGGTGGAGGAGGAGCAGGGGTGGGAGTTCGCTAAGGAGTTCGCCCGCCGTCTGGCCAAGAAAAACTGGGTGGTGCCCCACTGGCCCAAGGAATATGGCGGGCTGGGGCTGAGCCTGTGGCAGCAACTCATCTTCCGGGAGGAGATGGCCTACCACCGTGCGCCTCTGGGCTACATCACCATCGGGACGGACTGGGCGGGGCCCACCATCATCGTCTATGGCACCGAGGAGCAGAAGCGGGAGCACCTGCCCCGCATCGCCCGGGCGGAGGTCATGTGGTGCCAGGGGTTCTCGGAGCCCAACGCCGGATCTGACCTGGCCAACCTGCAGACGCGGGCGGTGCGGGACGGCGACGAGTACGTCATCAACGGCCAGAAGATCTGGACATCGGGCGCCCACAGGGCCGACTGGATGATCCTGCTGGCCCGCACCGATCCCGACGCCCCCAAGCACAAGGGCATCTCCTACTTCCTGTTGGACATGCGGACGCCGGGCATCCGCATACAACCCCTCATCGACATGATGGACAACCACGGCTTCAACCAGGTCTTCTTTGAGGACGTGCGGGTGCCGGCGCGCTGTCTCTTGGGGGAGGAGAACCGGGGCTGGTACATGGCCACCACCACCCTCAACTTCGAGCGGTCGTCCATCGGGGGGGCGGCGGCCTCCCGGGCTCTGCTGGAGCAGTTGGTGGAGTATGTGCGAGAGGCCCCGCCAGAGCAGGCCCACCTTCGCCGCGACCCCCGCGTGCGTTACAAGCTGGCAGATATGGCGGTGGAGATAGAGGTGGGTAGGCTCCTCTCCTACCATGTGGTCTCGGTGCAGGTGCGAGGGCAAGTGCCCACATACGAGGCCTCCATCGCCAAGCTTTACAACACGGAGACGGGCCTGCGCCTGGCCCGCACGGGCATCTCGGTGCTGGGGCTCTACGGTCAGCTACGGCCCCGTTCCAAGTGGGCGCGCCTGCGGGGCCGTTTCGAGCGGCAATACCTATGGATGACGGCCATGGTGGTGGGAGGGGGCACATCGGAGATCCAGCGGAACCTCATCGCCATCCGTGGCCTCGGGTTGCCCAGAGGGTGA
- the mrdA gene encoding penicillin-binding protein 2, translating into MASTFLSLWQEGQYEAMYDLLGQEAQSRISRQDFVALHQQLVEEATASSVTLQLGKWDGAAYAFRLVLHTVFFGDVALEGLLPMVEEHGPSAGWRVAWTPSVLAPELAYGDRITLFIKDARRGTIYDRRGRPLAMDAEVPVVGIVPSMVRDREATATVLAAALGIAAQEVRRRMDANVPEYYFVPIAYLPYDTREEALEPLYRLIDLGVVVHKETRRVYPYGNSAAHVLGHLREVTAEELAELRGQGYRPGDLVGAAGIEGGFQKELAGQKGGTLAIVTPEGWVKRVIAQRPPQPGLDVHLALDIDVQRLAEAVLGREAGSVIVMDPRDNSVLALASYPRFDPNAFVRGLTPQEAESLLFHSEKPLMNRAIMATYPTGSVFKVVTMAAGLERGGYTASSRLPCPPVWYGLGPAYPKRNWQSVDRGLLTPSEGLMASCNPVFYEMGLTLDHIDPHILPEFARAFGFGSPTGIGLPEAAGLVPDPEWKEKALGEPWYSGDTVNMSIGQGFLLATPIQIANAYSAIAMGGLLRRPLLVTKVSDPQGRTVKEFRAEEIGRLPVSPTTLAAIQEGLRLVTQNPGGTTYSVFAGTGLDVVGKSGQAEDMAFGYDHVFFVAYGPRTQPAYLVLSALERGTSSARQAAPMVRDVFLGLLKGTPVSGR; encoded by the coding sequence GTGGCCAGCACGTTCCTCTCCCTCTGGCAGGAGGGCCAATATGAGGCCATGTACGACCTTCTGGGGCAAGAGGCCCAGAGTCGCATCTCCCGCCAGGACTTCGTGGCCCTCCACCAGCAGCTGGTGGAAGAGGCCACCGCCTCGTCCGTCACCTTACAGCTGGGGAAATGGGATGGGGCCGCATATGCCTTCCGCCTCGTCCTCCACACCGTCTTCTTTGGCGACGTCGCCCTGGAGGGGCTGCTTCCCATGGTGGAGGAACACGGCCCTTCGGCCGGGTGGCGGGTGGCCTGGACGCCCTCTGTGCTAGCCCCCGAGCTGGCATATGGGGATAGGATCACCCTGTTCATCAAGGATGCCCGCCGTGGCACTATCTACGACCGCCGCGGCCGTCCCTTGGCCATGGACGCTGAGGTGCCTGTGGTGGGCATCGTTCCCAGCATGGTGCGGGATAGGGAGGCCACCGCCACCGTCCTGGCCGCCGCATTGGGCATAGCCGCCCAGGAGGTGCGCCGGCGCATGGACGCCAACGTGCCCGAGTACTATTTCGTCCCCATCGCCTACTTGCCCTATGACACCAGGGAGGAGGCGCTAGAGCCCCTATACCGCCTCATCGACCTAGGGGTGGTGGTGCACAAGGAAACCCGCCGCGTCTACCCCTATGGCAATTCGGCAGCCCATGTCCTGGGCCATCTGCGGGAGGTGACTGCCGAGGAGCTGGCCGAGCTGCGCGGGCAGGGGTACCGACCAGGGGACCTGGTGGGGGCGGCGGGCATCGAGGGGGGCTTCCAAAAGGAGCTGGCCGGCCAGAAGGGCGGCACCCTGGCCATCGTCACCCCTGAGGGTTGGGTGAAAAGGGTGATAGCCCAAAGACCACCCCAACCCGGCCTGGACGTCCACTTGGCCTTGGACATCGATGTGCAGCGGCTGGCGGAGGCCGTCCTGGGGCGAGAGGCGGGGTCAGTCATCGTCATGGACCCCCGGGACAACTCGGTGTTGGCCCTGGCCTCCTATCCTCGCTTCGACCCCAACGCGTTTGTACGCGGCCTGACGCCGCAGGAGGCAGAGTCCCTCCTTTTCCATAGCGAAAAGCCCCTCATGAACCGGGCCATCATGGCCACCTACCCCACGGGATCCGTATTCAAGGTGGTGACTATGGCCGCCGGCCTGGAACGGGGAGGCTACACCGCCAGCTCCCGCCTGCCATGCCCGCCGGTGTGGTACGGCCTGGGGCCGGCGTACCCCAAGCGCAACTGGCAGAGCGTGGACCGGGGGCTCCTGACCCCCAGCGAGGGGCTCATGGCCTCCTGCAACCCCGTCTTCTATGAGATGGGCCTCACCCTCGACCACATTGACCCCCACATCCTGCCCGAGTTCGCCCGCGCCTTCGGCTTCGGATCCCCTACGGGCATTGGGCTGCCGGAGGCGGCGGGCCTGGTGCCCGACCCAGAATGGAAGGAAAAGGCGCTGGGCGAGCCATGGTACTCCGGCGATACCGTCAACATGAGCATTGGGCAGGGGTTCCTCCTGGCCACCCCCATTCAGATCGCCAACGCCTACTCGGCCATCGCCATGGGGGGGCTCCTGCGACGTCCCCTGTTGGTCACTAAGGTGAGCGACCCCCAAGGCCGGACCGTAAAGGAGTTCCGGGCGGAGGAGATAGGACGCCTCCCCGTCTCCCCCACCACCCTGGCCGCCATCCAAGAGGGGCTGCGGCTGGTGACCCAGAACCCTGGGGGCACCACCTATAGTGTCTTTGCTGGCACGGGGCTGGACGTGGTGGGGAAGTCAGGCCAGGCGGAGGACATGGCCTTCGGCTATGACCATGTCTTCTTCGTGGCCTATGGGCCCCGCACTCAGCCCGCCTACCTGGTCCTTTCTGCCCTAGAGCGGGGTACCTCCAGCGCCCGCCAGGCGGCGCCCATGGTGCGGGACGTGTTCTTGGGCCTCCTTAAGGGAACACCGGTCTCCGGACGCTAG
- a CDS encoding class II aldolase/adducin family protein — MGVPAELVREFREVGRLLWEAGLVSSHGGNMSVRLPDGTLVITRHGAMLGRLGEDDLVVVRGQEATGEPSMDTHLHEAIYAAADAWAIVHAHPVHAVALSLRDVPLTPQDLEGRHHLGEAVPVVAGAEALASALASAPIALWWGHGSYARGHDLWQALLYTSVLEESARILWLSRTIP, encoded by the coding sequence ATGGGGGTCCCCGCTGAGCTGGTGCGCGAGTTCCGGGAGGTAGGTCGCCTCCTATGGGAGGCGGGGCTCGTCTCCTCCCACGGTGGCAATATGAGCGTGCGTCTCCCCGATGGCACCTTGGTCATCACCAGGCATGGGGCCATGCTGGGCCGCCTAGGAGAGGATGATTTGGTGGTGGTGCGGGGGCAAGAGGCGACGGGTGAGCCCTCCATGGACACCCACCTCCATGAGGCCATCTACGCCGCCGCCGATGCCTGGGCCATAGTGCACGCCCACCCCGTCCACGCTGTGGCCCTGTCCCTAAGGGATGTGCCCCTGACTCCTCAGGACCTGGAAGGCAGGCACCATCTGGGGGAGGCCGTGCCGGTGGTAGCAGGAGCGGAGGCCCTGGCCTCCGCCCTAGCATCAGCGCCTATTGCCCTTTGGTGGGGCCACGGTTCCTACGCCCGCGGTCACGACTTGTGGCAGGCCCTTCTCTACACTAGCGTACTGGAGGAGAGCGCCCGCATCCTTTGGCTTAGCCGAACTATCCCCTGA
- a CDS encoding histidine triad nucleotide-binding protein, whose protein sequence is MTQECLFCRMVRGEVPTQKLYEDDLVFAIRDIHPRAPVHFMVIPKEHIPSAQEIGEEHGPLLARMFMVAKKVAQQEGIAEKGYRLAINVREHGGQLIYHLHMHVLGGRHLGPEG, encoded by the coding sequence ATGACCCAGGAATGCCTCTTCTGCAGGATGGTCAGGGGCGAGGTGCCCACCCAGAAGCTTTACGAGGACGACCTGGTGTTCGCCATCCGCGATATCCATCCCCGGGCGCCTGTGCACTTCATGGTCATCCCCAAGGAGCACATCCCCAGCGCCCAAGAGATAGGGGAGGAGCACGGCCCCCTGCTGGCGCGCATGTTCATGGTGGCCAAGAAGGTGGCTCAGCAGGAAGGGATCGCCGAGAAGGGCTACCGGCTGGCCATCAACGTGCGGGAGCACGGGGGGCAGCTCATATACCACCTGCACATGCACGTTCTAGGGGGCCGACACTTGGGCCCCGAGGGCTAG